Proteins from a genomic interval of Stenotrophomonas maltophilia R551-3:
- a CDS encoding DMT family transporter encodes MNTLALFFVICSALIDVAANMMVAKSEGFRRWRWGVAAIVLVWIAFALLGQAVRYMDLATAYAMWGAIGVIGTATCGRLLFGNRLRPIGWVGIGLVTVAVLLLSTAK; translated from the coding sequence ATGAATACCCTGGCCCTGTTTTTCGTGATCTGTTCTGCGCTGATCGACGTCGCCGCCAACATGATGGTGGCCAAGTCGGAAGGTTTCCGCCGCTGGCGCTGGGGCGTCGCTGCGATCGTCCTGGTCTGGATCGCCTTTGCCCTGCTGGGCCAGGCCGTGCGTTACATGGATCTGGCCACCGCCTATGCGATGTGGGGTGCGATCGGCGTGATCGGTACTGCCACCTGCGGCCGCCTGTTGTTCGGCAACCGCCTGCGTCCGATCGGCTGGGTCGGCATCGGTCTGGTCACTGTTGCGGTGCTGTTGCTGAGTACCGCGAAGTAA
- a CDS encoding SMR family transporter has translation MSRTVPARGALVAWACLTVAIVAEVVGTSFMAHAARDGGWTGYLIMAGALALSYFFLAQSVRRIAVGVAYAVWEGLGLTLLTVVGLTVFGESLSLQQLAGLVLAVVGIVCVTLGEAH, from the coding sequence ATGTCCCGTACTGTTCCCGCCCGTGGCGCGCTGGTCGCCTGGGCCTGCCTGACCGTGGCGATCGTCGCCGAGGTGGTCGGCACCTCGTTCATGGCTCATGCCGCCCGCGATGGTGGCTGGACCGGTTACCTGATCATGGCCGGCGCGCTGGCGCTGTCCTACTTCTTCCTGGCGCAGTCGGTGCGCCGTATCGCGGTTGGCGTGGCCTATGCGGTGTGGGAGGGGCTCGGCCTGACCCTGCTGACCGTGGTCGGCCTCACCGTCTTCGGCGAGAGCCTGTCGCTGCAGCAGCTGGCCGGCCTGGTGCTGGCAGTGGTCGGCATCGTCTGTGTCACCCTCGGGGAGGCGCACTGA
- a CDS encoding LysR family transcriptional regulator — translation MPYSPESLQAFVEAAALGSFSAAARRLRKTQSTVSTAIAHLEADLGVSLFDRSGRYPQLTEAGRQVLGHAQEILAADTRLQQLSVRLAAPVEPRLTVAFSDVYQLDPEQRVLQRFAEAFPEIELEWLDAEGEDVLELVSNGRAALGLLPRQEHYPDGLVARPLAHHSELSVYVAREHPLASAGRRAAAQLARHRQVRLSAEVDQSRVVTGLAWTATDYLMVMEMAEDGLGWAELPRALVQRYDRGRLVELVLPGWPRRIHSDLLWRRDTPPGPAALWWADALG, via the coding sequence ATGCCCTACTCCCCTGAATCCCTGCAGGCCTTCGTGGAAGCTGCGGCGCTCGGCTCGTTCTCGGCGGCGGCGCGACGCCTGCGCAAGACCCAGTCGACGGTCAGCACCGCCATCGCCCACCTGGAGGCCGATCTGGGCGTGAGCCTGTTCGACCGCAGCGGGCGCTACCCGCAGCTGACCGAGGCCGGGCGCCAGGTGCTGGGGCACGCGCAGGAAATCCTTGCCGCCGATACCCGCCTGCAGCAGTTGAGCGTGCGCCTGGCCGCACCGGTCGAACCGCGCCTGACCGTGGCGTTCTCCGACGTCTACCAACTGGACCCGGAACAACGGGTGCTGCAACGCTTCGCCGAGGCGTTCCCGGAGATCGAGCTGGAATGGCTGGATGCCGAGGGCGAGGACGTGCTGGAACTGGTAAGCAACGGACGCGCCGCGCTGGGTCTGCTGCCACGGCAGGAGCACTATCCGGACGGACTGGTGGCACGGCCGCTGGCGCACCACAGCGAACTGTCAGTGTACGTGGCGCGCGAGCATCCGCTGGCCAGCGCTGGCCGTCGCGCCGCCGCGCAGCTGGCGCGGCACCGGCAGGTGCGCCTGAGCGCGGAAGTCGATCAATCCCGCGTGGTCACCGGCCTGGCCTGGACCGCCACCGACTACCTGATGGTGATGGAGATGGCCGAGGACGGCCTCGGCTGGGCCGAGCTGCCGCGGGCGCTGGTGCAGCGCTATGACCGTGGCCGGCTGGTGGAACTGGTGCTGCCCGGCTGGCCGCGGCGCATCCACAGCGACCTGCTGTGGCGCCGTGATACGCCGCCGGGACCGGCCGCACTCTGGTGGGCCGACGCATTGGGGTGA
- a CDS encoding M14 family metallopeptidase, with the protein MSQAAFYPVGTPGQPWGAAEREAWRGRQQRLRRYDEEVLPRIEALASRFNKVAYGQLDYAGETYTLFALRSRDWNPALPAALVTGGVHGYETSGVMGALEFLEKHAADYAGKANLLVAPCVNPWGFERINRWNFDAIDPNRNFRADGPARESTALIELVAPIKGQFVLHIDLHETTDSDESEFRPALAARDGKPFEPGLIPDGFYLVDDSENPQAAFQQAVIAAVEKVTHIAPADDKGEIIGSAVVAHGVIEYPLVKLALCAGITGAKYTTTTEVYPDSPRATPQQCNDAQVAAVCSALDYALAHR; encoded by the coding sequence ATGTCCCAAGCCGCTTTCTACCCCGTCGGAACCCCTGGCCAGCCGTGGGGAGCGGCGGAACGGGAGGCGTGGCGTGGCCGCCAGCAGCGCCTGCGTCGCTATGACGAGGAGGTGCTGCCGCGCATCGAGGCACTGGCCTCGCGCTTCAACAAGGTGGCCTATGGCCAACTGGACTACGCTGGCGAGACCTACACCCTGTTCGCCCTGCGCAGCCGCGACTGGAACCCGGCACTGCCGGCTGCCCTGGTCACCGGTGGCGTGCACGGCTACGAGACCAGCGGCGTGATGGGGGCGCTGGAGTTCCTCGAAAAGCACGCAGCCGATTACGCCGGCAAGGCCAACCTGCTGGTGGCGCCGTGCGTGAATCCGTGGGGCTTCGAGCGCATCAACCGCTGGAACTTCGATGCGATCGACCCGAATCGCAACTTCCGCGCCGATGGCCCGGCCCGCGAATCGACCGCGCTGATCGAGCTGGTTGCACCAATCAAGGGCCAGTTCGTGCTGCACATTGACCTGCACGAGACCACCGACAGCGACGAGAGCGAGTTCCGCCCGGCGCTGGCCGCGCGTGACGGCAAGCCGTTCGAGCCGGGCTTGATTCCCGATGGCTTCTACCTGGTGGACGACAGCGAGAACCCGCAGGCGGCGTTCCAGCAGGCGGTGATCGCCGCGGTGGAAAAGGTCACCCACATCGCGCCGGCCGACGACAAGGGCGAGATCATCGGTTCAGCGGTGGTGGCGCATGGCGTGATCGAGTACCCGCTGGTGAAGCTGGCGTTGTGTGCAGGCATCACTGGCGCAAAGTACACCACCACCACCGAGGTCTACCCAGACAGCCCGCGGGCGACCCCGCAGCAGTGCAATGACGCGCAGGTGGCAGCCGTGTGCTCGGCGCTGGATTACGCGCTCGCCCATCGTTGA
- a CDS encoding TonB-dependent receptor family protein has translation MPIHAPQTARLPLAAALALCLLPAANTFAQDGATTLDSIQVSGSWLGTGLHDSVKSFAGARTVVDRQRIEASGAASIGDAMRRIPGVQVTDNSGTAGSSVSLNIGVRGLTGRYSPRSTVLLDGVPLAVAPYGQPQLSFAPTSLSNIESIDVVRGGGAVRYGPQNVGGIINFSTRAIPTEAGLHSEAGVRYTAYDHGGGDSTQYNAFLGGTGDNGLGAALLYSGQDGRGWRQGSDDRFNDLALKFAYAIDEQQELRAKLSYYDVRSLTPGGLTRAQYEADPFQNTRPTDFWKGHRTGIDLGYTNTLSANSEFEVVAYYNESSRASSLINAANTQLTVQPRDYRVLGIEPRYTQRLHWGASVHDITAGYRFLRERGNDRSYTVTRRTGVASATNRFDNATDAHAFYIDDRIAIGQWRITPGVRMEWIDMDRRQSGGAATVSSRNDKALPSLNIAYLLTPQLTVFGNYTTSFGPVQNIQLNSQTASNPLNPEIARTTELGARWQDGALRAEVTVFKMRFDNQILQVPGITPPTFQNIGATDHKGVESALEYHFAEDSALAGLELYANYTWTKAIQQSGDNRGLDVPFYSRDTDSVGARYALAGWTFNVSSTHQSGQYSDAANTWAESADARVGRVPGVRLWNAQVAWQVPGLGDSEIALGVNNLADKRWYTRNVDGNAGRMVAAPRTFYLQGRYRF, from the coding sequence ATGCCCATCCACGCCCCGCAAACGGCCCGCCTGCCGCTGGCCGCCGCCCTCGCCCTGTGCCTGCTTCCGGCTGCCAACACCTTCGCCCAGGACGGTGCCACCACGCTGGACAGCATCCAGGTTTCCGGCAGCTGGCTGGGCACCGGCCTGCATGACAGCGTCAAGAGCTTCGCCGGCGCGCGCACGGTGGTCGACCGCCAGCGCATCGAGGCCAGCGGCGCGGCCAGCATCGGCGATGCCATGCGCCGCATCCCCGGCGTGCAGGTCACCGACAACTCCGGCACCGCCGGCAGCTCGGTCTCGCTGAACATCGGCGTGCGCGGCCTGACCGGGCGCTACTCGCCGCGCTCGACCGTACTGCTGGATGGTGTACCGCTGGCGGTGGCGCCGTATGGCCAGCCGCAGCTGTCGTTCGCACCGACCAGCCTGTCCAACATCGAGTCGATCGACGTGGTGCGTGGCGGCGGCGCGGTGCGCTACGGGCCGCAGAACGTGGGCGGCATCATCAACTTCAGCACCCGCGCCATTCCCACCGAGGCCGGCCTGCACAGCGAAGCGGGCGTGCGCTACACCGCCTACGACCATGGCGGCGGTGACAGCACCCAGTACAACGCCTTCCTCGGCGGCACCGGCGACAACGGCCTGGGCGCGGCCCTGCTGTACTCCGGCCAGGATGGCCGCGGCTGGCGCCAGGGCAGCGATGACCGTTTCAACGACCTCGCGCTGAAGTTCGCCTATGCCATCGACGAACAGCAGGAACTGCGCGCCAAGCTGTCCTACTACGATGTGCGCTCGCTGACGCCGGGCGGCCTGACCCGCGCCCAGTACGAGGCCGACCCGTTCCAGAACACGCGCCCCACCGATTTCTGGAAAGGCCACCGCACCGGCATCGACCTGGGTTACACCAACACGCTGTCGGCCAACAGCGAGTTCGAGGTAGTGGCCTATTACAACGAAAGCAGCCGTGCCAGCTCGCTGATCAACGCCGCCAATACCCAGCTGACCGTGCAGCCGCGCGACTACCGTGTGCTCGGCATCGAGCCGCGCTACACCCAGCGCCTGCACTGGGGCGCCAGCGTGCACGACATCACCGCCGGCTACCGCTTCCTGCGCGAGCGCGGCAACGACCGCAGCTACACCGTCACCCGCCGTACCGGTGTGGCCAGCGCCACCAACCGCTTCGACAACGCCACCGACGCACATGCCTTCTACATTGACGACCGCATCGCGATCGGCCAGTGGCGGATCACCCCGGGCGTGCGCATGGAGTGGATCGACATGGACCGCCGCCAGTCCGGAGGCGCGGCGACCGTCAGCAGCCGCAACGACAAGGCGCTGCCCTCGCTCAACATCGCCTACCTGCTGACCCCGCAGCTGACCGTGTTCGGCAACTACACCACCTCGTTCGGGCCGGTGCAGAACATCCAGCTGAATTCGCAGACCGCCAGCAACCCGCTGAATCCGGAAATCGCCAGGACCACCGAGCTGGGCGCGCGCTGGCAGGACGGCGCACTGCGCGCGGAAGTGACCGTGTTCAAGATGCGCTTCGACAACCAGATCCTGCAGGTGCCGGGGATCACCCCGCCGACCTTCCAGAACATCGGTGCCACCGACCACAAGGGCGTGGAAAGCGCGCTGGAGTACCACTTCGCCGAGGACAGCGCACTGGCCGGGCTGGAGCTGTATGCCAACTACACCTGGACCAAGGCGATCCAGCAGTCCGGTGATAACCGCGGCCTGGACGTGCCCTTCTACTCGCGCGACACCGACAGCGTCGGCGCCCGCTACGCGCTGGCCGGATGGACCTTCAACGTCTCCAGCACCCACCAGAGCGGCCAGTACTCCGACGCCGCCAACACCTGGGCCGAGAGCGCCGATGCGCGCGTGGGCCGCGTGCCCGGCGTGCGGCTGTGGAATGCACAGGTGGCCTGGCAGGTACCGGGACTGGGCGACAGCGAGATCGCGCTGGGCGTGAACAACCTGGCCGACAAGCGCTGGTACACCCGCAACGTCGATGGCAACGCCGGCCGCATGGTGGCCGCGCCACGCACCTTCTACCTGCAGGGCCGCTACCGCTTCTGA